In Betta splendens chromosome 22, fBetSpl5.4, whole genome shotgun sequence, the following proteins share a genomic window:
- the esr2b gene encoding estrogen receptor 2b isoform X2, producing MHFCAVCHDYASGYHYGVWSCEGCKAFFKRSIQGHNDYICPATNQCTIDKNRRKSCQACRLRKCYEVGMMKCGVRRERCSYRGARHRRGGPHSRDTSGRVLVRVGPGSRAQRHLHLQAPLVHLPDPNHVHHTSMSPEEFISRIMEAEPPEIYLMEDMKKPFTESSMMMSLTNLADKELVLMISWAKKIPGFIELSLTDQIHLLKCCWLEILMLGLMWRSVDHPGKLIFTPDFRLNREEGQCVEGIMEIFDMLLAATSRFRELKLQREEYVCLKAMILLNSNLCSSSPQTAEELESRNKLLRLLDSVIDALVWAISKLGLSTQQQALRLGHLTMLLSHIRHVSNKGMDHLSTMKRKNVVLVYDLLLEMLDANTSSSSSSSQTSSSPSSDSYSDQHAAPSSFQPDRDHAGLPAHGPVEGPLQPLALQTSPPSQAEHLGSSSYIQSESWSLAAEDAGPSVEPTHYIIPDRVVMETALEG from the exons ATGCACTTCTGCGCCGTGTGCCACGACTACGCCTCCGGGTACCACTACGGCGTGTGGTCCTGCGAGGGCTGCAAGGCCTTTTTCAAGAGGAGCATCCAAG GACACAACGACTACATCTGTCCTGCCACCAACCAGTGCACCATCGACAAGAACCGGCGTAAGAGCTGCCAGGCCTGCCGCCTACGCAAATGCTACGAAGTGGGCATGATGAAGTGTG GTGTGAGGCGTGAGCGCTGCAGCTACCGAGGAGCTCGGCACCGGCGTGGCGGACCTCACTCCCGGGACACGTCGGGCAGGGTCCTGGTCCGGGTGGGACCCGGCTCTCGAGCCCAGCGGCACCTGCACCTGCAGGCGCCGCTCGTCCACCTCCCTGACCCGAACCACGTGCACCACACGTCCATGAGCCCGGAGGAGTTCATCTCCCGCATCATGGAAGCGGAGCCTCCGGAGATCTACCTCATGGAGGACATGAAGAAGCCGTTCACCGAGTCCAGCATGATGATGTCGCTCACCAACCTGGCAGACAAGGAGCTCGTCCTCATGATCAGCTGGGCCAAAAAGATCCCCG GCTTCATAGAGCTGAGTCTCACAGACCAGATCCACCTGCTCAAGTGCTGCTGGCTGGAGATCCTGATGCTGGGCCTGATGTGGAGATCGGTGGACCATCCTGGGAAGCTCATCTTCACACCTGACTTCAGGCTCAACAG GGAGGAGGGTCAGTGCGTGGAGGGCATCATGGAGATCTTCGACATGCTGCTGGCTGCCACCTCCCGCTTTCGTgagctgaagcttcagaggGAGGAGTACGTCTGCCTGAAGGCCATGATCCTCCTCAACTCca atctgtgcagcagctccccTCAGACggctgaggagctggagagcaggaacaagctgctgcgtctgctggaTTCGGTGATCGATGCTCTGGTCTGGGCCATCTCCAAGCTGGGCctgtccacacagcagcaggctcTGCGTCTGGGCCACCTCACCATGCTGCTCTCCCACATCCGCCACGTCAG TAACAAAGGCATGGACCACCTGTCCACCATGAAGAGGAAGAACGTGGTGCTGGTGTAcgacctgctgctggagatgctggacgccaacacatccagcagcagcagcagcagccagacgtCGTCCTCGCCGAGCTCCGACTCTTACTCCGACCAACACGCCGCGCCCTCGTCCTTCCAGCCCGACCGGGACCACGCCGGCCTGCCTGCTCACGGGCCTGTGGAAGGACCCCTGCAGCCTCTGGCCCTGCAGACCTCGCCTCCGTCGCAGGCAGAGCACCTGGGCAGCAGCAG TTACATTCAGTCGGAGTCGTGGTCTCTGGCTGCAGAGGATGCAGGTCCCTCAGTGGAGCCGACGCACTACATCATACCTGATCGAGTCGTCATGGAAACTGCCTTAGAGGGGTGA
- the esr2b gene encoding estrogen receptor 2b isoform X1: MASSPEPIPLLQLQEVDSSKAPERPGSPGLLPSVYSPPPGMDGSTVCIPSPYTDGGLDYGHGHAPLSFYSPPVLSYSRPLPEAQPLSPSAFWPSHHTHNNVPSLTLRCPQPLVYNEAGPHAPWLDTKGHSISPSSAIVSCNKLLRKRPEDGVEASSCSSAAGKADMHFCAVCHDYASGYHYGVWSCEGCKAFFKRSIQGHNDYICPATNQCTIDKNRRKSCQACRLRKCYEVGMMKCGVRRERCSYRGARHRRGGPHSRDTSGRVLVRVGPGSRAQRHLHLQAPLVHLPDPNHVHHTSMSPEEFISRIMEAEPPEIYLMEDMKKPFTESSMMMSLTNLADKELVLMISWAKKIPGFIELSLTDQIHLLKCCWLEILMLGLMWRSVDHPGKLIFTPDFRLNREEGQCVEGIMEIFDMLLAATSRFRELKLQREEYVCLKAMILLNSNLCSSSPQTAEELESRNKLLRLLDSVIDALVWAISKLGLSTQQQALRLGHLTMLLSHIRHVSNKGMDHLSTMKRKNVVLVYDLLLEMLDANTSSSSSSSQTSSSPSSDSYSDQHAAPSSFQPDRDHAGLPAHGPVEGPLQPLALQTSPPSQAEHLGSSSYIQSESWSLAAEDAGPSVEPTHYIIPDRVVMETALEG, encoded by the exons ATGGCCTCGTCCCCGGAGCCAATAcctctgcttcagctgcaggaggtggacTCCAGTAAAGCGCCTGAGAGGCCCGGCTCCCCGGGGCTCCTGCCCTCCGTCTACAGCCCCCCCCCGGGCATGGACGGCTCCACGGTCTGCATCCCGTCTCCATACACGGACGGCGGCCTGGACTACGGACACGGACACGCGCCGCTCAGCTTCTACAGCCCGCCGGTGCTGAGCTACAGCCGGCCTCTGCCTGAGGCGCAGCCGCTCAGCCCCTCGGCCTTCTGGCCGTCCCACCACACCCACAACAACGTGCCTTCGCTGACGCTGCGCTGCCCTCAGCCGCTGGTGTACAATGAGGCGGGGCCGCACGCTCCCTGGCTGGACACCAAAGGCCACAGCATCAGCCCCAGCAG CGCCATCGTGAGCTGTAACAAGCTGCTGCGGAAGCGGCCGGAGGACGGGGTGGAGGCGTCGTCGTGCTCGTCCGCTGCGGGAAAAGCCGACATGCACTTCTGCGCCGTGTGCCACGACTACGCCTCCGGGTACCACTACGGCGTGTGGTCCTGCGAGGGCTGCAAGGCCTTTTTCAAGAGGAGCATCCAAG GACACAACGACTACATCTGTCCTGCCACCAACCAGTGCACCATCGACAAGAACCGGCGTAAGAGCTGCCAGGCCTGCCGCCTACGCAAATGCTACGAAGTGGGCATGATGAAGTGTG GTGTGAGGCGTGAGCGCTGCAGCTACCGAGGAGCTCGGCACCGGCGTGGCGGACCTCACTCCCGGGACACGTCGGGCAGGGTCCTGGTCCGGGTGGGACCCGGCTCTCGAGCCCAGCGGCACCTGCACCTGCAGGCGCCGCTCGTCCACCTCCCTGACCCGAACCACGTGCACCACACGTCCATGAGCCCGGAGGAGTTCATCTCCCGCATCATGGAAGCGGAGCCTCCGGAGATCTACCTCATGGAGGACATGAAGAAGCCGTTCACCGAGTCCAGCATGATGATGTCGCTCACCAACCTGGCAGACAAGGAGCTCGTCCTCATGATCAGCTGGGCCAAAAAGATCCCCG GCTTCATAGAGCTGAGTCTCACAGACCAGATCCACCTGCTCAAGTGCTGCTGGCTGGAGATCCTGATGCTGGGCCTGATGTGGAGATCGGTGGACCATCCTGGGAAGCTCATCTTCACACCTGACTTCAGGCTCAACAG GGAGGAGGGTCAGTGCGTGGAGGGCATCATGGAGATCTTCGACATGCTGCTGGCTGCCACCTCCCGCTTTCGTgagctgaagcttcagaggGAGGAGTACGTCTGCCTGAAGGCCATGATCCTCCTCAACTCca atctgtgcagcagctccccTCAGACggctgaggagctggagagcaggaacaagctgctgcgtctgctggaTTCGGTGATCGATGCTCTGGTCTGGGCCATCTCCAAGCTGGGCctgtccacacagcagcaggctcTGCGTCTGGGCCACCTCACCATGCTGCTCTCCCACATCCGCCACGTCAG TAACAAAGGCATGGACCACCTGTCCACCATGAAGAGGAAGAACGTGGTGCTGGTGTAcgacctgctgctggagatgctggacgccaacacatccagcagcagcagcagcagccagacgtCGTCCTCGCCGAGCTCCGACTCTTACTCCGACCAACACGCCGCGCCCTCGTCCTTCCAGCCCGACCGGGACCACGCCGGCCTGCCTGCTCACGGGCCTGTGGAAGGACCCCTGCAGCCTCTGGCCCTGCAGACCTCGCCTCCGTCGCAGGCAGAGCACCTGGGCAGCAGCAG TTACATTCAGTCGGAGTCGTGGTCTCTGGCTGCAGAGGATGCAGGTCCCTCAGTGGAGCCGACGCACTACATCATACCTGATCGAGTCGTCATGGAAACTGCCTTAGAGGGGTGA